Genomic segment of Methanothermobacter sp.:
TGAGGGGCGCAGATGCCCAGATAAAATTCGTTGAACCTGAGAACCTCCACTTCACACTGAAATTCTTCGGTGATGTGGGTGAGGGTAAACTCAGGAGGATAAGGGGGATAGTGGATGAAACCCTCAAGGGCTATGAACCATTCGAACTTCACGTAACCGGTGCCGGTGTCTTTCCAAACCCTAACTACATCCGGGTGGTGTGGCTTGGGGTTGAAAATCCGGAGGTATTCTCAGAGCTGCAGAGGAACCTGGACATGGAATTTGCCAGGATAGGATTCCGGAAGGAAAGGGATTATGTGCCCCACCTGACCATCGGGCGGGTAAAGGGTCCAAGGAACCGTGAGAAACTTGCAGCCATGATAGGGGAGCTGGAGAATGTGGACGCCGGGACCCTGAGGGTTGACAGGGTCTCACTTAAAAGGAGTGAACTCACACCTGAAGGACCCGTCTACAGTGACCTCGAGGTCTTCAGAATCTGATTAATTTTAATTGATATGGTGGACATGCGACAGTGTGCACTGGGAGTATAAACGGATAACATGGTGAATAAACATGGACTACAGTGAAATACTTGAGAGTATAAAACCCGGAAGAGAAGAATATCAGCGGGTCATGGAATTATCAGATAGCCTTGTTGAATGTATAAATGAACTCGCAGCGAGCATGGGGATAGATGCTGAGGCCTTCCTTGTGGGTTCAGTTGCCAAGGGGACCTGGCTTTCAGGCGGCGCCGACATCGATATATTCATCCACTTCCCCCTGGACACCCCCGAGGATGAACTGAAGGAGAATGGCCTGAAACTCGGATACCTCTGCATAGAGAGGTTCATGGGAGAGGCCGAGGAGAGGTATGCGTCACACCCCTACGTTACAGGACACATAGATGGTTACGAGGTGGACTTCGTCCCCTGCTACAGGATATCCCATGCCTCAGAACTCAGATCCGCCGTTGACAGAACCATACTCCACACAAGGTACATCCAGAGGAACCTTAAGGAGGAGCAGATGGATGAGGTTCTTCTCCTCAAACAGTTCATGAAGTCAACAGGGACCTACGGATCCGAGTTCAGGGTTGGAGGATTTGCAGGTTACCTTGCAGAGCTCCTGGTTCTCCACTACGGAAACTTCGAGAGGGTGCTTAAAGGCGCCCTCAGCTGGAGGCCCGGGTACATCATAGACCTCGAGGGCCATGGTACCGGTGGGGGTTTTCAGGAGCCCCTCGTGGTGGTTGACCCTGTAGA
This window contains:
- the cca gene encoding CCA tRNA nucleotidyltransferase; amino-acid sequence: MDYSEILESIKPGREEYQRVMELSDSLVECINELAASMGIDAEAFLVGSVAKGTWLSGGADIDIFIHFPLDTPEDELKENGLKLGYLCIERFMGEAEERYASHPYVTGHIDGYEVDFVPCYRISHASELRSAVDRTILHTRYIQRNLKEEQMDEVLLLKQFMKSTGTYGSEFRVGGFAGYLAELLVLHYGNFERVLKGALSWRPGYIIDLEGHGTGGGFQEPLVVVDPVDSNRNVAAALTLQRMAEFVTAARNFLRDPKPEYFRKPQYTPDPGEILETIEKRGSKVILVSTGVPDVPADALYPQLRKTLDSIVRNLENEGFSVLGADYWSDESSVSFMIIEMEVWALPSYRKRYGPPVWSRRHSERFTERHERVWVEGPRLVVESPRRDRNAVDYIKRLLSKPERLKMGKHIRKELINGFSVDFLEDTIESLDPEFLMFLDAFLNPWKAIRR
- the thpR gene encoding RNA 2',3'-cyclic phosphodiesterase, which produces MEDHEMKVRAFLAVDADDELRERVCEIQDILRGADAQIKFVEPENLHFTLKFFGDVGEGKLRRIRGIVDETLKGYEPFELHVTGAGVFPNPNYIRVVWLGVENPEVFSELQRNLDMEFARIGFRKERDYVPHLTIGRVKGPRNREKLAAMIGELENVDAGTLRVDRVSLKRSELTPEGPVYSDLEVFRI